The Oryza sativa Japonica Group chromosome 11, ASM3414082v1 DNA window TGAGACTCTAAATCTCTATGACAACCACATCTCAGGGCACGTACCAATGGAGCTGCAAAATCTGTACAGCCTTAGGGTCATGGCTCTTGATCAAAATTACTTGACTGGTCCAATACCAAAGCATCTATTCGATGCCAAACATTCGTTAACCCACATATACCTCGGAGACAATAGTTTGTCGGGACCCATACCAGACAGCGTTGCCTCCTTGTCCATGCTCCGAGTTCTTTCGTTACCAAGCAATCAGCTCTCTGGTCCAGTGCCTCCTGCCATTTTCAACATGTCTAGGCTTGAAACCATAAGCATCAGGAAGAACAATCTAACAGGGGCTATACCTACTAACGAGAGCTTTAATCTCCCGATGTTGCGAAAGATAGACCTATACATGAACAAATTTACaggcccaatcccatctgggcTTGCTTCATGCAAGCACCTTGAGATGATTTCTCTAGGAGGGAACCTCTTTGAAGACGTTGTGCCTGCGTGGCTCGCAACCTTGTCACAGTTAAAATCACTCTCATTAGGCGGCAATGAGCTCGTCGGTCCGATCCCGGGACAGCTTGGAAATCTGTCGATGCTAAATATGCTTGATCTCTCATTCTCCAACCTAAGCGGGCCGATTCCAGTGGAGCTAGGAACGCTGTCACAGCTCACATTTATGAGTCTTTCAAATAATCAGCTCAATGGTACCTTTCCTGCTTTTATTGGAAACTTATCTGAATTATCTCACCTGGAGTTGGCATATAACCAGCTGACTGGGCatgtaccatcaacgattggaaACAATATCAGGCCTCTGAAGCATTTTGAAATTCGAGGTAATCACCTCCACGGGGATCTCAGCTTTCTGTCTAGCCTTTCTAACAGTCAGCGACTTGAGGTCCTCATCATATCAGAAAACCTTTTTACTGGCTGTATCCCCAACTCTGTTGGAAACCTCTCCACTGGTATCTTAGAATTCCGAGCTAATAACAACCGCTTAATCGGTGGACTTCCTGCTATCCTATCGAACCTAACTAATCTGCGTTGGATCAATTTTGCAGACAACCAACTCAGCAAACCAATACTGCCAGCTTCCCTCATGACGTTGGAGAATCTGCTGGGATTTGATCTCTCCAAGAATAGTATAGCTGGTCCAATCCCCAAAGAAATTAGTATGCTGACAAGACTTGTATGCTTGTTCCTCAGCGATAATAAACTCTCAGGTTCAATACCAGATGGCATTGGCAATCTCACCATGCTAGAGCACATTCACCTATCTAATAACAAGCTCTCATCAATTGTCCCAACAAGCATCTTTCATCTTAATAACCTTATCCTACTACTTCTGTTCAATAATGCCCTCACTGGTGCATTACCATCTGATCTCAGCCACTTTCAGAATATAGATCACATAGATGTGTCTGACAATATGTTAGATGGTCAGCTCCCAAATTCATATGCATACCATCCTATGTTAACCTACCTAAACCTATCTCACAACTCTTTCAGAGATTCAATCCCGGACTCTTTTAGCCATTTGACCAACTTAGCAACATTGGACCTTTCTTACAACAACCTTTCAGGTACTATACCTAAGTACTTAGCAAACTTTACCTACCTCACTACTCTGAACCTCTCTTTTAATAAGCTAGAAGGCGAAATACCAACTAGGGGTGTTTTCTCAAATATTACTTTGAAATCTTTGAGGGGCAATGCTGGGCTGTGTGGTTCTCCTCGTCTAGGACTTTTGCCATGTCCGGACAAGTCACTGTACTCAACTAGTGCTCACCACTTCCTGAAGTTTGTACTCCCTGCCATCATTGTAGCTGTTGCTGCAGTTGCTATTTGCTTATGCCGAATGACCAGAAAGAAAATTGAAAGAAAGCCAGATATTGCTGGAGCTACTCACTATAGGTTAGTATCGTACCATGAGATTGTTCGTGCCACTGAAAATTTCAACGATGACAACAAACTGGGAGCTGGAAGTTTTGGCAAGGTTTTCAAGGGTCGACTGCGTGACGGAATGGTTGTTGCAATTAAGGTTCTCAATATGCAAGTGGAACAAGCTATGAGAAGCTTTGATGTCGAGTGTGAGGTTCTACGCATGGTTCGGCATCGCAACTTGATAAGGATACTAAGCATATGCTCCAACTTAGATTTCAAAGCACTGCTGCTTCAGTATATGCCCAATGGCAGCTTGGAGACGTACTTGCACAAGGAAGGCCACCCTCCACTAGGATTCCTCAAGAGACTGGATATTATGCTTGACGTGTCAATGGCAATGGAGCACCTTCACTATCATCATTCTGAGGTTGTTTTGCACTGTGACCTCAAGCCTAGCAATGTGTTGTTCGATGAGGAGATGACGGCGCATTTGGCAGACTTTGGCATTgcaaaattacttttaggcGATGACAACTCTGCAGTTTCAGCCAGCATGCAAGGGACACTAGGATACATGGCTCCAGGTACTTGCATTAACTATTCATGATAAAACCATTTTGCCAACAACattttgtttatatatataattgaccaaaatgattttttttttgttaaaaaccCATTTGCTGAACAGAGTATGCATCCATGGGAAAAGCATCACGGAAGAGCGATATATTCAGTTATGGGATCATGCTGCTCGAAGTCTTAACTAGGAAGAGGCCTACCGATCCCATGTTTGTTGGTGACATGAGCCTTAGGAAGTGGGTTTCTGATGCATTTCCGGCAAGGCTTCTAGATGTTCTGGATGATAGGCTTCTACAAGGTGAAATATTGATACAGCAAGGTGTTCTTCAGAACAACGATACTTCCTTGCCTTGTTCTGCAACTTGGGCCAATGAGGACCTTCTTGTGGCAGTATTCGAGCTTGGCTTGATGTGTTGCAGCAACTCACCAGCAGAAAGGATGGAAATAAACGATGTGGTCGTGAAGCTGAAGAGAATCAGGAAGGATTATTTGACATGTACAAAAGCAATATAAACTTATCATTTCAGTATTTTATTCATCAAAGAAGGGGAATTAAAAGGGAAAATTGACATTTTTGGGATGGATTTTGTATTTTGGCCTTGAAGGGATGTTTGCAGGGGGGTTCAAGGGGAGGATTCGAATTCGCATTTGGGATTTAAATATTGGAATTTGAACTTCCAATTCGAGAGTTCGCATTACTAATATAATAATTTACTTTTGTTAATTTTATACTTGTATTGCATATTTGCAATAATACATTTatgatattaaaaaaattatataaaacaagcatgatggcccgcgcagattgcgcggctagcatcattatattctctcatataataacatatatgttttctcaatgtattatttaaatatattaaaatgaaaacataatttcaaattttgtactaactttacggaactactaatgtgtaatattcatattgtattttatatacgtgttaattattaattatagttattaattatttttaatatcaaattttagttatttgtaaattatattcctatatggactctagactcgtcttttaatatttcttttttataattctgaattttcgttatctgtatattgtatttctatatagactctaggatcttcttccaatattatttatttttatttttgaatttttattttttttttctaattgtatttctatgtggactctaaagtctaaactcatctttcaatattctttaatttttaatttttaattttagttacttctaaattgtatttctatattgactttagactcttcttcccatgttttttttaatttcgaattttagttatttgtaaattgcaTTTTTATACGGattctaaactctacttttaattttattatgtttattctaaattttagttatttttaaattctatatggactctatactctacttctaatattccttatttttaattccgaatctctattatttcttaattgtatttctatatggactctataccctACTTCtagtattccttttttttaattcctaatttcttctattttttcttaattatatttctatatggactctataccctacttctaatatttcttatttttaattccgaatttctattatttcttaattgtatttctatatggactctataccctacttctaatattccttatttttaatttcgaattttcattatttattaattgtatttctatatggactctatactctccttctaatattccttatttttaatttctaatttcagttatttataaattgtatttctatatggactctagtctactcttccaatattccttattttttaattccgaatttcaactatttctaaattatatttctatatggactctgtttttctttttctccgattaatatgagattttctaggccgtgagagcgaatgtggaggctcatttttctatttctttaataagttaatagattggACCACCCATACTAAAGTTGTAGATATGCCGCTGCACTTCCTTATGTGCTGATGATGCGGTGTTCTTCTTCAGACCAATGCTCACCGAGGCTAATGTGATCAAATCCATTTTGAACTTGTTTGGGGAAGCAACTGGGTTGAAGACTAACTTTTCAAAGAGCGCGATCATACCGATTCGTTGTACTGAAGCTCCGGGCCCGGATGGCTTCACATGACTGTTCTACGAATCTTGCTGGGAAATCATTCAAATAGATGTCATGGTGGCATTTGACCAGCTTTACGGGATGGATGGGTCAAGTTTTGATAAAGTGAACTCGGCCTTCATCACTCTTCTCCCCAAGAAGGTTAATGCGAGCGGCCTGCGGGATTACCGGCCAATTAGCCTTTTGCACAGTTTTGCCAAGCTCTTCGCGTGCTGTCCAGGCGGCTGGCGAGCAAGCTTGATGATCTTGTCGACAACAATCAAAGTGCCTTCATCCGCAGTAGATGCATCCATGACAATTTCATGTTGGTCAAGCAGTTGGCCATAAAACTGCATTTGAGCAAGACGCCGGCAACTCTGCTGAATTAGCTGGACATTGCTCAAGCGTTTAACTCTGTCTCCTTTTCATAAGGGATTTGGGCATAGGTGGCGTGCCTGGACTGCGATCCTTTTCAGAACTTCGAGCACACAGGTGTTGCTCAATGGGACGCCGGGGAGAAAAATCTGGAACACGCGCGGAGTGCGGCAAGGTGACCCTTTGTCACCACTTCTCTTCGTCATTGTCATGGACATCTTGAGTTCGATGTTTCGGGTCGCTGAAGAGCAGGGACTGCTACCCATCCCCAACCGTCTGTCCCTCTACGCCGATGTCACAGCTTGAATCGTCCGTCATCCCAGGTTTGCAGCACGCGCTCGATTTGTTTTATCCGTGTCTAACGAGCTTTCACCTCACGTCATCCGTTTGccatctgttttttttatttgtccaCGTGTGACACAACTTATTACTATCGAAAAAAGCAAAATATCTACAATATAAAGATGAAATATATTACCCCACAAACATGCGCATACAGTTGAACTAATTTACTACTGATTTTCACTTGAGTTGACGATCCATTATTTCATCTACATGTGCCGTCGGTTTTTAAATtaatggacccattattttataccATTGAATATGTACATACTGTTtaccagaagaaaaaaaacatatgcacGTACGTACAACAAAGGTAAAGACAAAATAAAACATAAGTACTTAGTACCATACAAAAAAATCAATTGTCTTTAAATGGAACTATCTAAaatataaagataaaatatattacttcacaaatatacGCATGCATTCAAActagatctataatataaatataaatatcaaatcAACCATCTTTAAATGttcatcttttaaattattttaatattatatattaatttgtGATCTGGTtgtattatttttgttaaatgAACTATTGATGTCTTACAAAATTACACTATAGTGCTAAATACAACATGACACATGGGGCTGCATATGGTAATCAATCTtatgaattaaaaataatttcagaACATGGGTGTCAAATATCGCTCGACAAATTTACAACGCTAATTTAAATCTACATATGTAAAGAAATGGAAACAACATAAGTTGTGTCATTCTCAAGTAGAtccaatttaattaattttaatcTGTTTTAGACTAAGattctcaaaatatttttttggaatttttcataactatttgattGG harbors:
- the LOC4351172 gene encoding receptor kinase-like protein Xa21, which produces MALLLPQNCIHLVILVLLLPLMVLDGFVLGGGGNGTGGDDLSALLAFKAQLSDPLGVLATSWTRNASLCRWVGVSCSRRRPRVVVGLRLRSVPLQGELTPHLGNLSFLRVLDLAAANLTGPIPANLGRLRRVKILDLAHNTLSDAIPSALGNLTKLETLNLYDNHISGHVPMELQNLYSLRVMALDQNYLTGPIPKHLFDAKHSLTHIYLGDNSLSGPIPDSVASLSMLRVLSLPSNQLSGPVPPAIFNMSRLETISIRKNNLTGAIPTNESFNLPMLRKIDLYMNKFTGPIPSGLASCKHLEMISLGGNLFEDVVPAWLATLSQLKSLSLGGNELVGPIPGQLGNLSMLNMLDLSFSNLSGPIPVELGTLSQLTFMSLSNNQLNGTFPAFIGNLSELSHLELAYNQLTGHVPSTIGNNIRPLKHFEIRGNHLHGDLSFLSSLSNSQRLEVLIISENLFTGCIPNSVGNLSTGILEFRANNNRLIGGLPAILSNLTNLRWINFADNQLSKPILPASLMTLENLLGFDLSKNSIAGPIPKEISMLTRLVCLFLSDNKLSGSIPDGIGNLTMLEHIHLSNNKLSSIVPTSIFHLNNLILLLLFNNALTGALPSDLSHFQNIDHIDVSDNMLDGQLPNSYAYHPMLTYLNLSHNSFRDSIPDSFSHLTNLATLDLSYNNLSGTIPKYLANFTYLTTLNLSFNKLEGEIPTRGVFSNITLKSLRGNAGLCGSPRLGLLPCPDKSLYSTSAHHFLKFVLPAIIVAVAAVAICLCRMTRKKIERKPDIAGATHYRLVSYHEIVRATENFNDDNKLGAGSFGKVFKGRLRDGMVVAIKVLNMQVEQAMRSFDVECEVLRMVRHRNLIRILSICSNLDFKALLLQYMPNGSLETYLHKEGHPPLGFLKRLDIMLDVSMAMEHLHYHHSEVVLHCDLKPSNVLFDEEMTAHLADFGIAKLLLGDDNSAVSASMQGTLGYMAPEYASMGKASRKSDIFSYGIMLLEVLTRKRPTDPMFVGDMSLRKWVSDAFPARLLDVLDDRLLQGEILIQQGVLQNNDTSLPCSATWANEDLLVAVFELGLMCCSNSPAERMEINDVVVKLKRIRKDYLTCTKAI